CGTGCAATGCCTTCAAAGGTAAAGCCCAGTTTTTTGGGAATGCGTTTGCTGCGTTTATTTCCGGTGGCGACATTGATCTGGATCCGATGAAAACCCCAGACTTCAAAAGCCTGCGTAATCATAGCCCGCACTGAACGGGTAATGATACCCTTACCTTGAAAACGTTCGGAGATCCAATAGCCTATCTCGGTTTTCAGGTTGGCCCTGTCGGTGAACTTGTGGCCAATCAGTCCCGCAAAAAGGCCTTCATAACGGATCACGTAAACAATGTCGGCAGGCCCATCCGAACTGGTCATCACCCCCTGAATAAACAGCCTCGAATCTTCTTTGTTCCTTGTATGTTCAACAAAAGGCAGCCAGCGTCCGAGGTATTTCCGTTCGCGGTCAATGGTGCAAAAGATGTCCTCCACATCGTTTAAGGTTACCGGACGCAATTCAATCTCCTCAGAAACACGCAGATTTTTCATAGCCCAGGATCTTTTGTTTTAAAATTATTTGGGTAATTGTCCAAAGAACCCCGCCAGCCACCGGTGAAATTTATGAAACCCGGATGGGTTGGCGTACATAAAGATACAACGTTTGGAAATACCGGTCAGCCCACTGCCATCGAGTAAAGTCTGGGTTTCTTCATTCCCGGCCATTTGCTGCACCCAAAGGTGGGTGATTTCCTTATTGCGGGCTTCAC
Above is a window of Bacteroides sp. DNA encoding:
- a CDS encoding GNAT family protein, whose amino-acid sequence is MKNLRVSEEIELRPVTLNDVEDIFCTIDRERKYLGRWLPFVEHTRNKEDSRLFIQGVMTSSDGPADIVYVIRYEGLFAGLIGHKFTDRANLKTEIGYWISERFQGKGIITRSVRAMITQAFEVWGFHRIQINVATGNKRSKRIPKKLGFTFEGIARDAELLTSGFTDIETFALLKNEWKNAL